In the Ricinus communis isolate WT05 ecotype wild-type chromosome 3, ASM1957865v1, whole genome shotgun sequence genome, TACATTTATGggattttgatttctttgattttgtGCAACAGATTGTTAGACTTCATCAAGATTTATTAGAAGGCAACGGAATTTGATTTTTCAGGTTTGGAATTCTGAAAGAGAGTGATTACGTGTATATTGACAAGGAATGGTAATCCTCTTCAATAATGTTAATTGTGGCTTCGTTTCATTGTTTTGCAGATACATTTCAGAAGAAAGTTTGACTCTTTATTGGCTGATTAGAGGAAACAAGCATCGGTTTTCTTTCATTCGCATATAAAAGATCGGAATCTTACATGAGAACCGATGATTTTAGTTTTGGGAAATGTCAACATTCTATTGAAAATCTGAAAATAGATTCGTATACTGGGTTTGCCTGAGGATTTGAACAAAGCAAAGCATGTGGTGATTCGTGGTGTTTATAATGTCAAAATCCGTGTAATTTACTTATGTAAGTCATTATCTGACCATCAAAATAACAGCATTCGAGTTTGAATTTTGCATTCTGGCTTTAGATTGCTTCTTTTTTCGTTACAGTTTATAAGAATCTGTGCCGGTCGGTCTCTGGTTATGTGTTCGGCTTGCTAAAGAAAGGAGCTCTAATTTctctgatttttcttttttcccttgcAATCTGCAGCTGCCTGAGAGCAATCAGTTTTCACTGGTTTAAATTCAATCGAGATTTGGAGATTTCTTCGCAATTGAAGTTTCAGGTAATGCCTTCATTTTTCTGGTCAATTAGTTgcttcttctctctttctctcctcTCGGGTCTCTGGTTACAGTTTTcggaatttttttcttataatttgttCTGATTTCTCTGAAGAATTTCATCTTCAGGAAGAACAACTTGTCCATTTTCGTCAATCATTTTGTGGATTTcggattttttttcttgattcatGGGGAAAGCAGCGGCGTTTGTTTTCGAAGAAATTAGTGAAtcttaaaaggaaaataaagcaTTCAGAACTTGAAGAGTAAACTTGTCGATTGAGCTTGCGATTTACTGAAACTTGTAGTTTCCTTCTGTTACTGGAAAATGAATTGTTGAGAATTCAAAGCtttggattttctttattttctcggCAACCAAACACTTCTCAAAGGAAATTTATTCTGTGTTCCCAAAAAACCCACCCCAAGTGCAGTGGATCCATCTCCAGATTGCcctctataatttttattttttcatattttagattttcatttctttttcctgatCAGATACCCTCcattcaaatttcttttcctctcgAAAAAGCTGAGCCGTCAGACTCATATCTGACCGAATCATCATCtatctatcttcttcttctttaattttacattatttatttttatggttcAATAATGTAGAGAACTATACACTATGTTTGGATTGGGACATGGGAAATTagagtgaaaaagaaaaattaagtagGGTAGATAATTTAGAATagtgttttcttttgttaagcCAAAAACAAGCACTTTGTTTTATGGTTAActttttgcaattttagttaattttgtttaattattttacttcaattttacttttttaatttttggtgCGATGGACAGGTGTGcacaaggaaaatggaaaaggaCTCGTCGAGAAACAGCAgcagcaataataataataataataacaacttaCACATCATTAACAATAATACCCACAAAACCGGAGGCGGAGGCGAAGGTTTGTTAAGAACAATTTCAGAGACCACCACATCCACGAGACATACGACGTCGGATTTTGTGTTGCAGTGGGGTAATAGGAAGAGGCTCAGGTGTATGAAGATCCAGGTTAAGGACGATTCTAACGCCTCGGTTCATCGAACCACGGTTCGAGTTGATCGCCGGGTCGTTAGAGCCGATAAAGACGGTTCTAATCAGCCAAGCACAActaccaataataataatagtaatggATATGTAAATCTCCGCCAGCGTCCTTCCTCGCCTCCTCAGCGTATTCTCAGGTACAGATCTCACTTACACCGCATATAAATCAGTTTGCTTTGctttgaattttaattcttttatgtaTTATCATGCGCCGGAATTCGTGTTTTTGGGGGGGTGGCTAGAGTGTAATGGGTTCTTTTGCGGGTACAATCGAAGCTTTTTGAGTCGCGTTTAAAATTTCCAGGTTTTTCTTTCCATGCTGTGAGGAGGAGGATAGGAACGGTGAGAGATCTATTACCTTAACTGCCCATATCTACATTTgagttttttaaatatttttcagagtttttcttgcttttaatttttggtaAATTTAAGAGGCGGGTTAAATATTTTGGtcaatatatatgaaaaaatagatataaaaattctaataacaGTTGTTACTGTTAGCAACTGCAGTAGCAACCAGAAATATACAACTAGAGTCAGGTTTTCCTGTAGATATTGAAAATATGATCCTTTTGGAAGGACACcaggagaaaagaaattagagtAACTTCCTTTAGTTTGGTATtgagaaaaagagaggaaaggaaaagtaaaagaaatggaaaggAAGGATAATATGATACTCAACCTTTATTACCTTATCTCTCTGCATCTGCTATCAATACCTAAAATTTTGCGAGCAGAACTGCATGAGTAATCAAATGGGCGGATAAGGGTCTGTCGTccagttttttcttttgggagCAGAAAATGGATATGGctttaaatatctattaaattataaataaataattatttttatttttatttatttcttaaaatgtatatattttaataatattttattatatgattaatttttattactaattttggaaaataaaaataaataaagagagactgcaaattctaaataaatgaaataatattatataaatatatttattaattatttaaaaattaatttctttttctttaaatttagaaagtGAAAGTATAGcttataagttattttaagAAGAATGacgaattaaatattattttaattttttttttttataaacatgaGTTGAAATTTCGGTGGAGATCAGGCAAAAATGGCAGCATTGACCTCCAAACTTCCACTTTAGCCAtaatagttttcttttctttttttttgaaataaccAGAATAGTTTTTAGGCTAGCATTTGATGAAGACCTTCAAGTTTGGTCcgttattttctttcattgctGAGAGAGTCATTTtagggaaaaaaataattaatattcttttttggaATTTCTTGCTGTTAATTTAGTTCAGCGTTAACTTATGAATGTTCTTCTTTGAACTACCCTTTGGTACAAAAATTGAATTTGTTTTGACATTTagctaaaatagaaaagcTTGTTCCATTCCATTTTCTTAATTGCCTCCTAACAGCATGGAACAGACAGAAACATGACAGGGACCATCACGTACCACGTGTTCGCAAAAGCCATTCTCTGATCAGAACCGTTGGATCATACGGTTGATGTGGAATCTGGTCCACTTTATCTTACTTATCGACCCAAATTTCAACACGTAATCCCTACCCCAAAAAAGTTGCAAACTCTAATCTAACGGCCAAAATACCCACTAAAGAACCAGCTGTTCCCGTTTGATTGAAACCGAAATAGAGGCTAGAAGAACTAAAACTAAGATTCTCCACTCTTGCTTTTGCTCTCAAATATCTCGACTGTacataaacaagaaaaatatatatgtatatatatattatataaaataagaacacCCTCTCCTTGAAAAGCCGGATACAAGTCCACAAAGAAAGTcgaaaaaacaaaaacccaCAAACCCCATTTTCCACGCAAATATATCAGTCCCTACTCACCGATCTAAGATCCTCTTTACTTTTTAGAAAGGTTATTCGCGTAATTTCATTCGAATTACCCACTTCAAATTTACTTTCCAAAAACACTTTGATGTTACTTTCATTACTTTTTTTCCTGGTTTTTCCATGACATGTAATGGTCTAGTATATATTggtctttttattattattcttattatttttgatattgtgTGTTGTTCTTGTCTTTAATTTGATAGGAATTCTGAGAATTCTACTGCCATGAGAAGCGGGTACGGGCAGAATAACGGTGGCGTTAGAGGGTTTACTTCACCAGACAGGGGTGCGCACGATAAGAGAGGCACCAATAACAACCACCACCTTAGCAGCAATCAcgataacaataataacaacaataaatCAGGGGCGTCTTCCGAAGCAGCGCATGATAGCAAAAGAGGAGGGTCATCTTCCGCTGGAAGCGGAGAGGCAGCAGCGGCACCACCTCCAGCAGTAATATGGCCACCAAAATTTGTGATTGCtttaacaaataaagaaaaagaagaagatttcaTTGCCTTTAAAGGTTCCAAGCTTCCTCAAAGACCAAAAAAGAGAGCAAAGTTCATCCAACGCACTCTCAATGTAAGATTctttaattgaattgaatcattttatttatcttcttttgaattatatgcaattatatttaaaaaatttggtaGAATTTGGTTTTAATTAGATTAGTTTAGATCATATATACGCGAATATCGTTTtgccttttgtttttgtttttttttttgggctGGAAAAACTGGGAAAGCGTGTAATGTGACACTCAGCTCGAGATTAGCACACACGTGGCAGTTGTG is a window encoding:
- the LOC8275628 gene encoding putative uncharacterized protein DDB_G0289263, giving the protein MEKDSSRNSSSNNNNNNNNLHIINNNTHKTGGGGEGLLRTISETTTSTRHTTSDFVLQWGNRKRLRCMKIQVKDDSNASVHRTTVRVDRRVVRADKDGSNQPSTTTNNNNSNGYVNLRQRPSSPPQRILRNSENSTAMRSGYGQNNGGVRGFTSPDRGAHDKRGTNNNHHLSSNHDNNNNNNKSGASSEAAHDSKRGGSSSAGSGEAAAAPPPAVIWPPKFVIALTNKEKEEDFIAFKGSKLPQRPKKRAKFIQRTLNLVSPGAWLCDLTLERYEVREKKITKKRPRGLKAMGNMESDSE